A genomic region of Methanothermobacter sp. CaT2 contains the following coding sequences:
- the aspS gene encoding aspartate--tRNA(Asn) ligase, which yields MLLGDLRRTHYSKDIKPEMDGEEVTVMGWVHEIRDLGGIIFVLLRDRDGLIQITAPSKKIEKDLFKSIRKLKKESVVAFGGRVQESDKAPGGFEIIPSFLRVLNPSKQPLPLDPTEKVKAEIDTRLDARFLDLRKPSVSAIFKIKSRMLHSVRVFLEENGFLEINTPKLVASATEGGTELFPITYFEREAFLGQSPQLYKQMMMSTGLDRVYEIAPIFRAEEHDTLRHLNEVISIDIEASFVDHEDVMKILERLVVRVIEDVNEHCSDALETLGRTLEVPETPFERLEYDEAVELVNSRGVPMKHGEDLPRAAEKALGEVMDGYYFITSWPTAIKPFYVMPDENDPERSYAFDLMYRDLEISSGAMRVHQHDLLVEKIRRQGLNPDSFESYLAAFEYGMPPHAGWGLGAERFNMTITGVNNIRETVLFPRDRRRLTP from the coding sequence TTGTTACTTGGAGATCTTAGAAGGACTCACTACTCAAAGGACATAAAACCTGAAATGGATGGAGAGGAAGTCACTGTCATGGGATGGGTCCATGAGATAAGGGACCTTGGAGGAATAATATTCGTGCTCCTCAGGGACCGTGACGGGCTCATCCAGATAACAGCACCCAGCAAGAAGATTGAGAAGGACCTCTTCAAATCCATTAGAAAGCTCAAAAAGGAATCTGTTGTGGCATTCGGGGGAAGGGTGCAGGAATCAGATAAGGCCCCTGGCGGCTTTGAGATAATACCATCATTCCTGAGGGTTCTGAACCCATCAAAGCAGCCACTGCCACTTGACCCCACAGAGAAGGTGAAGGCCGAGATAGATACAAGGCTCGACGCCAGGTTCCTTGACCTCAGAAAACCATCAGTGAGTGCAATATTTAAAATAAAGAGCAGGATGCTGCACTCAGTCAGGGTATTCCTTGAAGAGAATGGTTTCCTTGAAATCAACACCCCCAAACTTGTTGCATCTGCAACAGAGGGGGGCACTGAACTCTTCCCCATAACCTACTTTGAAAGGGAGGCCTTCCTGGGACAGAGCCCACAGCTCTACAAGCAGATGATGATGTCAACGGGCCTTGACCGTGTCTATGAGATAGCACCCATATTCCGTGCAGAGGAGCACGACACCCTCAGGCACCTCAACGAGGTCATATCCATCGACATAGAGGCCTCCTTCGTTGACCACGAGGATGTCATGAAGATACTGGAAAGGCTGGTTGTGAGGGTCATAGAGGATGTTAACGAGCACTGCAGTGATGCCCTTGAAACCCTGGGCAGGACCCTTGAGGTGCCCGAAACTCCCTTCGAGAGGCTGGAATACGATGAGGCAGTTGAACTGGTAAACTCCAGGGGAGTCCCAATGAAACACGGCGAGGACCTTCCAAGGGCGGCTGAGAAGGCCCTTGGTGAGGTCATGGACGGCTACTACTTCATAACCTCATGGCCAACCGCAATAAAGCCATTCTATGTGATGCCAGATGAAAACGATCCTGAAAGAAGCTATGCATTCGACCTCATGTACAGGGACCTTGAGATATCCTCAGGTGCCATGAGGGTCCACCAGCATGACCTCCTGGTTGAGAAGATAAGGAGGCAGGGATTGAACCCGGACTCCTTCGAGAGCTACCTTGCAGCCTTTGAGTACGGAATGCCACCCCACGCAGGCTGGGGTCTCGGGGCTGAAAGGTTCAACATGACCATCACCGGTGTGAATAACATAAGGGAGACCGTGCTCTTCCCGAGGGACAGGAGGAGACTCACACCTTAG
- a CDS encoding cobalt-precorrin-8 methylmutase, whose protein sequence is MGASTGQGYEIARKSREIVRKLISEDLASLRDEEAAIVERIVHSTADPEYARLTEFSQDFVDAALDSLRTSGEILTDIEMVRAGISRPASCHIRDPEVREIAKKRDITRAAASMEYAAERGFRGIVVIGNAPTALMKVIELTAEGIMDAEAVIGVPVGFVGAAESKEALRKTDIPHMITRGPKGGTPVAVAAANALIALSGGVEV, encoded by the coding sequence ATGGGTGCATCCACAGGCCAGGGCTATGAGATAGCCAGAAAGAGCAGGGAAATAGTCAGAAAACTGATATCTGAGGATCTGGCCTCTCTCAGGGATGAGGAGGCGGCCATAGTTGAGCGTATAGTTCATTCAACCGCTGACCCCGAGTATGCCAGGTTGACAGAGTTCAGCCAGGACTTTGTGGATGCAGCCCTTGATTCACTCAGGACCTCAGGCGAGATACTCACCGACATTGAGATGGTCCGTGCAGGGATATCCAGACCTGCCAGCTGCCACATAAGGGACCCTGAGGTCAGGGAGATTGCAAAAAAGAGGGATATCACCAGGGCAGCAGCATCAATGGAGTACGCTGCAGAGAGGGGCTTCAGGGGGATTGTGGTTATAGGTAATGCCCCAACAGCCCTCATGAAGGTGATTGAACTTACAGCTGAAGGCATAATGGATGCAGAGGCGGTTATAGGGGTTCCGGTGGGGTTTGTGGGGGCTGCAGAATCTAAGGAGGCCCTAAGGAAAACCGACATACCCCACATGATAACCAGGGGCCCCAAGGGGGGCACACCTGTCGCGGTGGCAGCTGCAAATGCTCTTATAGCATTATCAGGGGGAGTGGAGGTTTAG
- the hemL gene encoding glutamate-1-semialdehyde 2,1-aminomutase has product MKSKELFERAQRVLPGGVSSPVRRFDPYPFFAAGGKGCILESVDGKSYIDYCLAYGPLILGHAHPRVVEAVERQIERGTTYGVPSEGEIELAETIIDRVPCAEMVRFMNSGTEATMAAVRLARAYTGRDKIVKFEGSYHGAHDYVLVKPGSGAAAAPDSPGIPEDTVKNTLTTVFNDEEAMVELIDGMGDEIACILVEPVMGNIGCIEPENGYLNFLRDVTRENDILLIFDEVITGFRLAAGGAQEYYRVKPDLVTLGKIVGGGFPMGALAGPRQIMENIAPAGSVYQAGTFNGNPVSVTAGLETLKILDDKVYSSLERMGSHLRAGLRDLLSDMDLEYQVAGPASMFQIYFTEDEVRNYADAKKSDTELFMKYFQGLLERGVFIPPSQFECCFISAAHEMDHINSTLETAEDVLSHLKN; this is encoded by the coding sequence ATGAAGTCTAAAGAACTGTTTGAAAGGGCACAGAGGGTTCTTCCAGGTGGCGTGAGCTCACCTGTGAGGAGGTTCGATCCATACCCCTTCTTTGCGGCGGGGGGTAAGGGGTGCATACTGGAGAGTGTTGATGGTAAGAGCTACATTGACTACTGTCTGGCATATGGACCCCTGATACTGGGACACGCACACCCCAGGGTGGTTGAGGCGGTTGAGAGGCAGATAGAGAGGGGCACAACCTATGGTGTACCATCTGAGGGGGAAATAGAACTTGCGGAGACAATAATAGACAGGGTACCCTGTGCCGAGATGGTAAGGTTCATGAACTCAGGCACGGAGGCCACCATGGCCGCTGTGAGGCTTGCAAGGGCATATACAGGGAGAGACAAGATTGTCAAATTTGAGGGATCCTACCATGGGGCCCACGATTACGTCCTTGTAAAACCAGGTTCTGGTGCCGCTGCTGCACCCGATTCACCGGGTATACCTGAGGATACCGTGAAAAATACTCTAACCACGGTCTTCAATGACGAGGAGGCGATGGTTGAGCTCATTGATGGGATGGGGGATGAGATAGCATGCATCCTTGTTGAACCTGTGATGGGTAACATCGGGTGCATAGAACCTGAAAACGGCTACCTGAACTTCCTCAGAGATGTAACGAGGGAGAACGACATCCTACTCATCTTTGATGAGGTCATAACAGGATTCAGGCTGGCAGCAGGTGGCGCCCAGGAGTACTACCGTGTAAAGCCGGACCTCGTGACACTTGGAAAAATAGTCGGGGGGGGCTTTCCCATGGGGGCACTGGCAGGTCCAAGGCAGATAATGGAGAACATTGCACCGGCTGGTAGCGTATACCAGGCAGGCACATTCAATGGAAACCCGGTATCTGTAACTGCAGGTCTTGAAACCCTTAAAATACTTGATGATAAAGTGTATTCCAGTCTTGAGAGGATGGGGTCCCATCTGAGGGCAGGTTTGAGGGATCTCCTCTCTGACATGGACCTTGAGTATCAGGTTGCAGGGCCGGCTTCAATGTTCCAGATATATTTCACTGAGGATGAGGTCAGAAACTACGCCGATGCTAAGAAATCAGACACTGAGCTCTTCATGAAGTACTTCCAGGGACTGCTGGAGAGGGGTGTCTTCATACCCCCATCACAGTTTGAGTGCTGTTTCATATCCGCTGCACACGAAATGGATCATATAAACAGTACACTTGAGACTGCAGAGGATGTGCTCAGCCATTTAAAAAATTAA
- a CDS encoding DUF4012 domain-containing protein, with product MDTKNKIILGLFIVILGLSVVTYENYITNSQNVFVGEKHVLLLCADPSEPRPGIGAVDMAFIITMNEGNITNVTAVYPHNMAHPTAEPPASLRAQGVNRWLLHDALWENDTEKGARLAQEIVEYNTGVKTDIVVIVTPQAVDGILQAIGPVYVEGQGYVSGNSITFLREEQQQGSARGVAVQSLMRAIFNATKDRSKYMAMVNAGIQQYQQGNIVVVPEGAFIQFLISTGLERVTS from the coding sequence ATGGATACAAAAAATAAGATAATCCTCGGTCTCTTCATAGTTATACTGGGTCTTTCAGTTGTAACTTATGAAAACTACATCACAAACTCACAGAACGTTTTTGTGGGAGAAAAACATGTGCTGCTTCTATGCGCAGACCCCAGTGAACCAAGGCCTGGTATAGGGGCCGTTGACATGGCCTTCATAATAACCATGAACGAGGGTAACATAACCAATGTAACGGCTGTCTACCCACACAACATGGCCCATCCAACAGCAGAACCCCCGGCTTCACTGAGGGCGCAGGGAGTAAACAGGTGGCTCCTGCATGACGCCCTCTGGGAAAACGATACAGAGAAGGGTGCCAGACTTGCGCAGGAGATAGTGGAATACAATACCGGTGTGAAAACAGATATCGTCGTGATAGTGACACCCCAGGCAGTGGACGGCATCCTACAGGCAATAGGTCCTGTATATGTGGAGGGTCAGGGTTATGTCTCAGGAAACAGCATAACATTCCTCAGGGAGGAACAGCAGCAGGGATCCGCAAGGGGCGTTGCGGTTCAGTCACTCATGAGGGCAATATTCAATGCCACAAAGGACCGTTCAAAGTACATGGCCATGGTAAACGCGGGGATACAGCAGTATCAGCAGGGAAACATCGTTGTTGTACCCGAAGGTGCCTTCATACAGTTCCTCATATCCACAGGACTTGAAAGGGTGACCAGCTGA
- the mtxX gene encoding methanogenesis marker protein Mmp4/MtxX — MRIVAGAGENRNIERAASSVEFDVELVYSEDEFIERLRMGKDAYVRGSLPSASIMAELKNHGPLMRASWIETGKGSFFLAPVGIDEGETVTERLRIATAAGDFLIKTGTEPFIGIISGGRPGDLGRSPAVDSSIRDGELLASMVKDKYEVRHYHILIEEAVRDGCNVIIAPDGITGNLIFRSLVLVGTARSHGAVALGFNGIFVDTSRSQTTAGYRRALRFAHWLATSWRD; from the coding sequence ATGAGGATAGTGGCAGGGGCCGGTGAGAACAGGAACATCGAAAGGGCTGCTTCGTCAGTGGAATTTGATGTTGAACTGGTTTACTCCGAGGACGAATTCATAGAAAGGTTAAGAATGGGAAAGGACGCCTATGTGAGGGGTTCCCTCCCATCAGCAAGTATAATGGCGGAACTCAAGAATCATGGGCCCCTGATGAGGGCTTCATGGATAGAGACGGGAAAGGGGAGTTTTTTCCTTGCACCCGTCGGGATAGATGAGGGTGAAACAGTTACCGAAAGGCTCAGAATAGCCACTGCCGCAGGGGACTTCCTCATAAAAACAGGAACCGAGCCATTCATCGGTATAATATCAGGGGGACGGCCAGGTGACCTTGGAAGGTCCCCTGCAGTGGACAGTTCAATCCGTGATGGTGAACTTCTGGCATCAATGGTAAAGGATAAATATGAAGTGAGGCACTACCATATACTGATAGAGGAGGCCGTAAGGGATGGGTGCAACGTCATCATAGCACCCGATGGGATAACAGGTAACCTCATATTCAGATCACTGGTTCTCGTTGGCACGGCCAGAAGCCACGGAGCTGTGGCCCTTGGATTTAATGGGATTTTTGTTGACACATCTAGGTCACAGACTACTGCGGGTTACCGCAGAGCACTTAGATTCGCCCACTGGCTTGCCACCAGTTGGAGAGATTAG
- the uppS gene encoding polyprenyl diphosphate synthase: MSPLKPLYKLYEWYISRNLKRERMPRHVAIIMDGNRRYSRLQGSVDPIEGHKKGIETLEKVLDWCVDLGIEIVTAYAFSTENFKRPENEVNGLMKLFKENFEAIASNKKIHKNRVRVKAVGKLELLPEDVRKAIEVAERSTEGYSDRLVNIAIGYDGRQEIVDAARKIAEDVRAGRIDPEDIDEDMINRNLYTAGLEDPHLIIRTSGEERLSGFLLWQSSYSELYFCDSLWPELRKVDFLRAIRSYQQRERRFGT, encoded by the coding sequence ATGTCACCTTTAAAACCTCTTTACAAACTGTATGAGTGGTACATATCGCGCAACCTCAAAAGGGAGAGAATGCCAAGGCACGTTGCCATTATAATGGATGGTAACAGGAGATACTCACGACTCCAGGGCAGCGTCGACCCCATAGAGGGTCACAAGAAGGGTATTGAGACACTGGAAAAGGTCCTGGACTGGTGCGTTGACCTTGGAATAGAGATAGTAACAGCCTATGCATTCTCAACTGAAAACTTTAAAAGGCCAGAAAACGAGGTTAATGGCCTGATGAAGCTCTTCAAGGAGAACTTTGAGGCCATAGCAAGCAATAAGAAGATCCATAAAAACCGTGTCAGGGTCAAGGCAGTCGGAAAACTTGAACTGCTCCCTGAAGATGTTAGAAAGGCTATAGAGGTCGCTGAGAGGTCAACTGAGGGATACTCTGATCGACTTGTGAACATTGCCATAGGATATGATGGCAGACAGGAGATAGTGGACGCCGCAAGGAAAATCGCCGAGGACGTCAGGGCCGGCCGCATTGACCCTGAGGACATAGACGAGGACATGATAAACAGGAACCTCTACACCGCTGGACTGGAGGACCCCCACCTCATAATAAGGACCAGTGGTGAGGAGCGCCTCAGCGGTTTTCTCCTCTGGCAGTCATCCTATTCAGAACTGTACTTCTGCGACAGCCTATGGCCGGAACTTCGAAAGGTCGACTTCTTAAGGGCCATAAGGTCATACCAGCAGAGGGAGAGGAGATTCGGTACCTAG
- a CDS encoding TatD family hydrolase gives MDVHCHLDFKDFNRNREEVIERAKGKLRAIIDSGVGLGGNRRALALASDYPGFIYPTMGFHPADASKARPELIEEVAGQIESHIDRIVAIGETGMDFHHTRDAEGRRRQEEAFRIFAKLAEEHEMPLVVHARDAEERALEIVLEHSIPEVVFHCYGGSLSTAERIMDAGYHISISTLVTFSDHHMKLVEDLPLESMLTETDSPYLSPFRGKRNEPAFVAEAVKKIAEIKETDVEDVDRVTTSTAERIFGL, from the coding sequence ATAGATGTTCACTGTCACCTGGACTTCAAGGACTTCAACAGGAACCGTGAAGAGGTTATTGAGAGGGCAAAGGGGAAACTCAGGGCAATTATAGATTCGGGTGTTGGACTCGGGGGCAACAGGAGGGCCCTTGCCCTTGCCTCAGATTATCCAGGATTCATATACCCCACCATGGGTTTCCATCCCGCCGACGCATCAAAGGCAAGGCCTGAACTCATAGAGGAGGTCGCGGGGCAGATAGAATCACACATTGACAGGATCGTGGCCATAGGTGAGACAGGCATGGACTTCCACCACACCCGGGATGCTGAGGGAAGGAGAAGACAGGAGGAGGCCTTCAGAATCTTCGCCAAACTTGCAGAGGAACATGAGATGCCCCTGGTTGTCCATGCAAGGGACGCCGAGGAGAGGGCCCTTGAGATCGTACTCGAGCACAGCATACCAGAGGTGGTCTTTCACTGCTACGGTGGCAGCCTATCAACTGCAGAGAGGATAATGGACGCCGGATACCACATATCAATATCCACACTTGTGACCTTCTCGGATCACCACATGAAACTTGTGGAGGACCTCCCGCTGGAGAGCATGCTTACAGAGACCGACAGTCCATACCTCTCCCCTTTCAGGGGGAAGCGCAACGAGCCAGCATTTGTGGCTGAAGCGGTTAAGAAAATAGCAGAGATCAAGGAAACCGATGTTGAGGATGTTGACAGGGTGACAACATCCACTGCAGAAAGAATTTTTGGCCTGTGA
- a CDS encoding carboxymuconolactone decarboxylase family protein has translation MDRYTAGMEILERIHRDSYRKLRDELEDVAPDLSRFVVEFAYGDIYSRDALDLKTRELVTVAALTVLGAEKQLKGHVKGALNAGCSREEIIEVLIQMAVYAGFPAAINGVTVAAEVFREMEK, from the coding sequence ATGGACAGATACACTGCTGGAATGGAGATACTTGAGAGGATACACAGGGACTCCTACAGGAAGCTGCGTGATGAACTTGAGGATGTTGCCCCTGATCTTTCAAGGTTCGTGGTTGAATTTGCATACGGTGATATCTACTCCAGGGATGCGCTGGATCTTAAAACAAGGGAACTTGTCACCGTGGCAGCCCTCACGGTCCTTGGGGCTGAAAAACAGTTGAAAGGCCATGTGAAGGGTGCCCTCAATGCCGGCTGCAGCAGGGAGGAGATAATTGAGGTCCTCATCCAGATGGCTGTCTATGCAGGGTTCCCTGCAGCCATAAATGGTGTTACTGTGGCAGCTGAGGTTTTCAGGGAGATGGAAAAATAA
- a CDS encoding 2,5-diamino-6-(ribosylamino)-4(3H)-pyrimidinone 5'-phosphate reductase has translation MRPYVILNAAMTLDGKIATKTGSSEISGEEDLRRVHELRRECDAIMVGINTVLADDPRLTVHRVDAEEGDNPVRVVVDSRARTPLDFRVLNDEAPTVIGVSESAPISRVNELRKRAEVVVAGKDRVDLRLLLERLHEMGVRRLMLEGGSTLNYSMLTEGLVDEVRVCIAPMIAGGREARTLVDGEGIDDMSDAIKLELERFYTLGEDLIVEYTVKR, from the coding sequence ATGAGACCATACGTTATACTCAACGCAGCAATGACACTGGACGGTAAGATTGCGACAAAGACAGGTAGCTCTGAGATATCCGGTGAGGAGGATCTCAGGAGGGTCCATGAGCTTCGGAGGGAATGTGACGCCATAATGGTGGGGATAAACACGGTACTTGCAGATGACCCCCGACTCACCGTCCACAGGGTTGATGCAGAGGAAGGGGATAACCCTGTGAGGGTGGTGGTTGACAGCAGGGCAAGGACACCCCTGGATTTCAGGGTCCTCAACGATGAGGCCCCCACTGTGATAGGTGTCTCGGAGAGTGCCCCGATATCAAGGGTTAATGAACTCAGAAAAAGGGCTGAAGTTGTGGTTGCAGGAAAAGACAGGGTGGACCTCCGCCTGCTCCTAGAAAGACTCCATGAGATGGGTGTCAGGAGGCTGATGCTCGAGGGGGGCTCAACCCTCAACTACTCCATGTTAACGGAGGGCCTTGTTGATGAGGTCCGGGTGTGCATAGCCCCCATGATCGCCGGTGGCAGGGAGGCAAGGACACTGGTTGATGGTGAGGGCATAGACGATATGTCCGATGCCATAAAACTCGAACTTGAGAGGTTCTACACCCTGGGGGAGGACCTCATAGTTGAGTACACCGTAAAGAGGTAG
- a CDS encoding DUF483 domain-containing protein, translated as MLERIYERILRIREDGCRDCLKVVCRMDDFQFNQLMSRLQMQIEITSRYNPPVRPALDPMISTELGVYRGDDENIGRLLGYPECCIQSFSENTRYAIDEDHLAEVDELEVPPDKCALVLPSGFIPCSLRCREAWERNLIAFADREEFKRILELEDELRMKLPHFHLAYDEYFEKIILD; from the coding sequence ATGCTGGAGAGGATCTATGAGAGAATACTGAGGATAAGGGAAGATGGATGCAGGGACTGCCTGAAGGTTGTCTGCCGTATGGATGACTTTCAGTTCAACCAGCTCATGTCGAGACTCCAGATGCAGATTGAGATAACCTCCAGGTATAATCCGCCTGTGAGGCCTGCCCTGGATCCCATGATATCCACGGAACTTGGTGTGTACAGGGGTGATGATGAGAACATAGGGAGACTCCTTGGCTACCCTGAGTGCTGCATACAGAGCTTCTCTGAGAACACCAGGTATGCGATTGATGAGGATCACCTTGCAGAGGTGGATGAACTTGAGGTTCCCCCGGATAAATGCGCCCTTGTGCTCCCATCAGGTTTCATACCATGCAGCCTCAGATGCAGGGAGGCATGGGAGAGGAATCTCATAGCCTTTGCAGACAGGGAGGAGTTTAAGAGGATACTTGAACTTGAGGATGAACTCCGCATGAAGCTCCCGCACTTTCACCTGGCATATGATGAGTATTTTGAGAAGATAATCCTTGATTGA